Part of the Nitrospiraceae bacterium genome is shown below.
ATAGCCCTAACCCCGATGCTCGCGCTCTCGATTCCAATTCTTCAAGCATTGCGTCCCCTGGCGCATACTTCCTGGTACTGACCTGCCCCCTGTAGTTGTACCACCTTTACTATGAGTCAGGCAGCTCGAGTGGCGGGCCCGATCCTCACAGAGGATCTGGACCCGTTTAAAGATGGAAGGTCATTTTTGCTTACTTCTTCTCCAGGGCGTCGTTTAGGAGTTTCGCCAGTCGGACAGCGGCTTTAGCCAACTGCTGATCGACCACAGGCACGTTGGCACGGTAGTAGTCTTCGCTCAGCCTGCGATCCTCCGGAAGCACGTACGCATGGTCCTTCGCAATTTGGTGTGACTCCATGGCCCAATCCACCACGGAGCCGTCCTCGAACGCCCCCTTTGGTTGCGTGTTCAACCAGGCGTTCAGTCGCTTCACGACGCGGCGCGGGTCCCGATCACGCACCTCCAGAATCCCACTGTCCCACACGGCATGGAGATTCCATGGCTTCCGACTGTAGGGATCGATCGTCTCGCCGATAAATTCCACCTGTACCTCATTGCCTCCCCGGTCATTGTTATTGGCGACGTGAAGGGGTTGGTGGAGGTCACCCACCAAGTGGATGAGATACTTGAGGGCTTTTTGGCGTTTCTGAGTGTCTGCGTCCGCCTTGGCCAGGACGCGGCGAAAGCGTTCGATTTGGCCGATGACACATTCATCCTGGGGACAGTCGCGAGCCGCGTCATACTCGGTGTCCATGAGGTCGATGTTCACATAGTGCCACGGGGCGGTCTG
Proteins encoded:
- a CDS encoding S1/P1 nuclease; its protein translation is MLRSTRPPLLLALAFVFLLIPSSLHAWSREGHEIVAMIAEPRLHPDVRDSVGALLEGPTFIKAASWADKVRNQQTAPWHYVNIDLMDTEYDAARDCPQDECVIGQIERFRRVLAKADADTQKRQKALKYLIHLVGDLHQPLHVANNNDRGGNEVQVEFIGETIDPYSRKPWNLHAVWDSGILEVRDRDPRRVVKRLNAWLNTQPKGAFEDGSVVDWAMESHQIAKDHAYVLPEDRRLSEDYYRANVPVVDQQLAKAAVRLAKLLNDALEKK